The DNA sequence AGATCCTATTGGTCCTGACATTCTGACACTATACAGAATTTCAGAGGGTGAGTGTCAGAAACAGACCTGTATTTGAGTCCTGGCTCTAGCACTTACCAGAGCCTCTATTGTGTCATCTGTAAATGGAAATAACATCTGCCTCAGTGGATTGTTCAAAAGATtaaggggtgggggggaagcaCAATATCAAGTACAAAATTCATGTTCAATAAATAATAGCCAATTACACCTGATTACAGGATATGAAACGTAAGTTGATCCAGCTTATGTGGGATGACTGGAATAATGAAGTGAGGCAAGCAGCTGCCCAAACACTGGGGCAAATGAGCTTTGGGAAAGAAGTACATGACACAATCAGGTAAGATCTAGTCAACAAGAGAAACTCTTCTATTCTTAGAAGTGTTTAGGAACCCTGGGATCTAACGAGCATTTGTTGAGCTCCTCTGTATGCTCAGCATAGTAATAGGTCCAGCTATGAAAAGTCCCTAAAAGAAAAGTCCCTAAAGAAACTAGCAATATGGCTATGGAAAGAAGCACCAGGTGCCCACTAATGTGAGGCAATACTTTGGGTATTTGAGAGAGTTCGAAGTATGACACAATTCTGATGAACACAGGCAAGATACACAAATGCttaatttaaaatactatatCATCAGAGGCCACCTCAGAGACAGCATTGTTTGGACCACATATGTTGAAGTCTACAGGAAAAATGAAGGCTTTAATTGAAAATGTTTCAAACTCCTAATGGACAATGAGCTGAAAAAAACTCCTGGTTCAGCTGGTTTGGGAGGGCTGAATTTGGCTAGTAGAAAACAACACTGTTTAGTAAATACCTGGCTTTAGTATTCAAAGGTGTACTTTTTAACGTAGAGGATTAAGCAATAATGGAAGCACCAtaactttgttttgcttttatgagATGGTCAGTTCTGGAGCCTCCTATAACATACTGAATTCTGACATGTTTTTCACATTTAGCCAGGATGTTGAAGCCTCCgatcttgaaaatatttgtaagattTCAGATCATAGAAAGGACATTTGTGGATTTTactgtgcattttaaaattcttaacacTAATTTATCTGTACAACtgttttttatacatatatttggatataaaacagtttaaaaaattatcaatgaatgACAATGAGGGTATTGTTATCTTCATTTGTTTTCAGTGAGCATTTACTATTCAGTATGGGTCAGCTGGTATAATGTAAGTTgttggaataaaatatttgagattagAATCTTCTTGCCTCTAATAGAACTTTTATCTTAGATTCTCATTTTTGAAGTGGAGCTTTGAATAGGAACCAGTTGATGTTCACTGCTGCAattccatatgctttccattaGAGGGAAGTTGAGAACCAGGACGGCTGCTTGTACCTCATTGCATCCAATGCTGAGGAAACAAATGTACTTTTCAAGTTGTGACAGATTGAATTATTGAATTAAATCACTTAAATATAAACCAGATATGCCATCTTTCTTAATTTTCAGTTTAATAAATGGCATCATAAAAATGACTCATTGCTAAGTTGATAATACTTCTGGAAATGTCAGCATAATGgagtttaaaaattttcaatattggtcaaaatatttataatgaaacaTTATTAAGTAGGACTATGACTTTCctatatattatttatcattGGTCAGAATGCTGTTCTGATGAATTAATATTATGCAATGTAATCCTTAGGTGTTATTGGAAAGCAGAGAACTGCCTTTCTCATCTAGGGCTTATAAGGTCATttgtaagtgctcaataaactttcatgattttctatttgtGATAAATTCAGCTAATAGTTAATGCCAGAATTTCTTACCATgagtaaatatttgaattttttaaaatttaaatctagtGAAGAAAAGTTATACTTCCTGGAAGGATTAGGAGATAAGTAGAAAGACACTTTAAGTtactaaaaatgtttattgttctcctaaatattaacaaaaattatttgagaTAACTTACATAGTTTGGTTATTTGGCTTAGGTTTAAACTGTGGCATGCTGTTGATAGATATTGTTTCTAATTGTTTGATATGGTTTAAAAATTCTGCCttttaagaaattcagaaaacCAACCTGACACATATTTTGGGCTCCtaagaaatttatatttgcatCAGTATTGAATTTTGGCTAGTGCTCCAATGTAAGGaagttgctattttaaaataaagcaaactaTTATTtcccttgggaaaaaaataaaaaataaaataaaatactatatcaTATTTAAAACTAGAACAAATGGCATATACCAAGACTGCCATAGAAAAATTGATTACTCAGTATGAGCAAGAGAAGGCCATTTCACGGAGAATGGGTAAGACTGTCATTCTGGGCTGGGAGTCAATTGCTGAACTATGCATCACACATGTGATAGCAATGCAAGAGAGAACCTGTCACAAGGGGTGAAAGTTGACACTTAATTCTGTCATTCAGCACAGTTGAGTGCCAGGATGGGGCTGGATAACAGAGTCTACAGAGCTAAAAATTTATCCTGAGGGTGAATGGATGAGTGGGCGGCACTGGAAGTTTAAGGAGGGGAAATAAAAGCAACTTGTGCCTTATAGGATTAAGCTGGGTCTAGGAAATCCCCAGAAGCGTGTAGAAGCCCTCTACCTGATAGGTGGGCTCAAGCTCATGACCGCCAAGCTTCTCCCAAGCTTTCTGCGCTGTTTCTCTGATGATTTCATAGCAGTTCGGCAGGCAGCCTGTTTGGCAGCTGGTGCCCTGCAGATCCGCAACAAGATGGTAAGTAAAGGAAACACGTTCTCATCTTACCTGATAGACTTGAAGAAGGCCTACCTTCCCCTCTTGTGCACAGTATACTCTCTTTCTGTGGGGACACTAAATGAGACTTCAGAATCAAGAAGTCATATCAATCAGTATGGAGGACCTTTTAGCTCCCAGCTAGTCCAATCTTCACTCTAGAGCATACCTCTGAATCCTGTTAACTAGCTTCTCAATATCTGGGTGCTGATGGGCTTTAGGATCAATTCCAGTGAATGGAGTTTTAATCCCAAGTTATTAGGGGAAAATCTGATTGGGTATTCATAAGAAGTCTGGGACTAGGGTATAACTCAGCAGTAGAAcccatgcttagcatgtgtgaggctctgggttcaattcccagcaccccccacacacaaagtCTGTATGGCCATAGATCTGTGGGTTGAGAAAAATCAATCCAAAAAGCAGATAATCCAACTAATACACCGTGTATAGGCTGGTAAGTTAAAATTCCAGCTTGTTTGTCCCTAGAATTGATAGGTCATTTTTCAGTTAAAGCACTTTGTAAATAAGTGGGCTCCTGGTTTCTGGTCCATTCTTGTTTTGGTTCTCCCCTTTCAATACTGCTTCTTATCCATCCCAGGTGTTTGAATGCCTCGTGAATCTGATGCACCAAGATCCATACTGGAAAATCAAGGCTTTTGCCATTCGAGGTACTACAGAAATTATGGCCCCAACTTTAAATACTGTCTCCTGTGCTAATATAGATGATGCCTAAAGGCTCTCTAGTAATTGGGTTGGAATGTAGGGAAGAATGATCTTAGCTTCTCAGAAGTTCCTTgcatgaggaagaaaaaaatactcttcctcatcttaatttttaatcaaGAATCCCAAATCTAGATCTATGAATGACTTGTTAAAGCAAAGGGAAGCAAGACAGTTCCTACCAACAACACAAAGTTCCAAATAGTTATTTACTGTTTGATACATCTTGCTTTCCCTGGAGGTTTCAACTATAGCACTTTGCAAAAGTCAGACGATGCCCTCTGATATTCCGAGTTTCTCTTTAGGATCTTTTGCATTGCTTCTCTTATTGGCAGTCTTTGGTAGGTCTCTAGCATAACCAAATCTGGTAAGTGAAATAATTGcacctcccttccccctctctctgccTTGATTAGGCTGATCTTCCAAGTTATCTGTCCCACATTTCATCCCTAAATAGGCAAATTACACTATGTTCATATCCTAATGGGCAAGCATGGGATGAAACAGCCCTTGCATAAGAATCCTTTAGCGATAATACCTTAATCCAATCCATACcaaatacttttataaatatatttttaatatgtattatttatttatttttttttttaggtggacacaatatctttattttttatttttatgaggtgttgaggatcgaacccagcacccggcacatgccaggcgagcgcgctaccgcttgagccacatccccaggcccatgCCAAATACTTTTTAAGTTACATATTTTTTGGATAGTGcaggggatcaaacacagggcctcacgcatgctaggcaagggctttaccacttagctacatccacagttctctaaaaagttatttttagaaagaagtattactttttctttgtgtatgtgtctatgttttttttaaacattaattttttttttttagagagagaatttttaatatttatttatttaatttttttttagtttttggccgacacaacttctttgtttgtatgtggtgctgaggatcgaacctgggccgcacgcatgtcaggcgagcacactaccgcttgagccacatccccagcccctaaacattaaattttaaaccTTAAAATTCTAATGGTGATTGACTGCCATACAAAAGGGAAGATGTTTGcaatattcaatttatttctggATGCTAGGATACAGCCAACTCAGGCTTCAGTGACAGTGAAACATGCTGCTCTCTCATCTCTGCAGCTTTGGGACAGATTGGGGAAGCAAGTCCCCAACTGACTGATCTCCTGCTCTGGGCTATCCACTATGAAGAGTCACCAGGTGTACGACTAGAAGCTTGCCGTAGCATCCTAGCCCTCAAACTTCAAGGGGCCCATGTCAGGGATACCTTCCTAGATGTGCTGCTCCTGGAGGAACATGAGGCTGTTTTAAAGTAAGCACTAAATCTCTGGTCTCTGCCATAGCTTCCTCAACTGCTAACTCTCCCAttatttttcactgaaaaatTTTCTCTGCCTTTCACTCTTCATAGTGGAAAAGGTAATGTGCCAATCACCTACTTACCCAAAAATCCAGCCTAAGATAGATTGGCAAGTTCATGTTCTCTCCTGCAGGTGATTTCTGGGTTATTCATAAATTCAACTAATATTTATCAAGTGCctattttagaatacaaaaaaaaaaaaaaatcacactaggGTTTAAGTTCCAGTTCTATCGTGTAATAGGTATTTGAGCCTGGGGAAGACACTTAAACTTTTAGCCCATTTTTCAAGAATCAAATGCAGATGACAGTCTACATTATAGAGACAATGAGATTACTTTTAGGTAGGATCTATCATAAAGGCACGAAATACATGTACCTTCAAATATATCATTTCAAAAACTGCACCATATCTATATAAGCTGTATCATACCATTTTTTTCAAAGGTGGCTCAGCAAAACTGTAGTTAAGACTGGAATTTAAGATTCTTGACTAATTCTAAGTTCCATATTTTCCACCTCCACGCTGTAAGGGTATAACCACTAAAAAGTACTTCTTTCAGGGAAATTTATCATGCAATGAAGATACTCAACTTAGAAAATGAAGGAAACCAAGAAATGATTCAGGAAATCAAGAACAGGGTAAGAAAATTCAAGCagtgttttcaaaagaaaattcagagcTCTCAAGAGTTCCTCAAATCCTTTTTCTCCCTAAGCATGTACATATGCTTTCCCCTATCACAGACATACTTTCTACAACTCCAGACACATATATTATATTGTATGAAGATACAAAACATCTCTGCAGAATTGGGTTATAAAATcctaataataaaaagacaacaaaacaaaaattctggtAGTCTTTATCAAGTAGCCCTCAAAATCAGGGTTTACTATTATTTGTTTTACtgatcccctcccttctccctccccgcCTCCACCATCCCTTAAACCcaaagtgttctctcttttttgcaTATAGGcataaagaaagaagagggacTAAACTGAGCcttctagattttctttttcctcctcaatTTTCCTTAATTTCTAATCTGGGCTCTTTCACCAAAGGAACTCTGTAACTGAAAGGGTTGCTCTAGCTTTTCAAAGCTCTTAGATGAAATGAAGGGAtagaaaagaatgttaaaaagGTAGTTGACAAAACCAACTTCATACCAAGCAGCATCTCTTAACAGGCTCATCATGTCCTCCTAATAGCTGAAGCAACCATTTTCATTAGCAGGTGCAAAAATTTCTATTCAATAGCACAAGAGAACAACATTCTCAGATATTCATAGATCACCTAATACAAATAAGCATGATACAATAGCTAACCTTATTAATACTTTTTGATGACTTACTgcctaatatattttttaaaaacattatttattcaaatcTAGATTGAATCACTAAGCCAAAAAGACTTGCTGAcacagaaaatattcacaatGGAGATGGCCGTAAGAAAAGTGAAGGATGAAGCAAAACATATTTACTCACAACCCAAAAAGGGGAAAGAACCACTGACACTCCAAACTTTTATTCAAGAAACTTTTCAGAGTAAGTTTCCTAGGGGTGAATCCTATGCTTTGACTCCTTTAATAAACCCATTCCAGGATCTAGACGTTTTGGGACTTAGTTGGGAGCCCTGTGAGGCAAAAGTCAGCAAAGTCTTACTCCCCCCTTCTTGGTTACCAACTATTGGGTCTTCCTATTATTCCTGACAGGTTTTTATtcactttctgtctcttttttttttttttttgggggggggagacaTATAGCTTTATTTGAACTGActgaaaaaagtcaaataaaggGCATGAGGATACATTAGCTGGGCATGATAGCACACTtttatcccagctacttgggaggctaaggcaagagaatggcaAATTGGAGGGTAGCCTaggccaacttagcaagacctcacctccaaataaaataaaaagggctgggcgaAATCCctaataacaaacaaacaaacacacacacacacacacacacacacacacaccacaaaattACCTCTGAAAAGTAAGTTGAAGGGgagctatcatttttattttatatacatctttgcttttgtaacttttagaaaaagattataaaagtTCTCAACCTTAAAAAACTGAAACTGCCAGATATAATGACAGAATCTTAAGAGTTCCAGACACAATCTAAATGATAAGGGTGCAGATATCAAGCTGTACCAAAATATACTTACAAAATCTGTGTGTCCGAGTGTAGCAGCAGCCTCAGATCACTCAGCCAGCTGCCTAACAGCTACCACCCCAAACCCAGGTCTTCTGGTTCCAAGGCTCTTTCTGGTACATCAGGCTCTTTTCCACCAACCATGAGAGAATATTCACTTGCCAGATTTTGGGAAGTTTCTTCCAactgccagaaaaaaaatgagagtggaAAGTAACTTGAACACCAGCCTTCCCTCCAGGCCAGTTTGCTATAAGTTGGTTGATAAAGGACTGTGAAGGCACAAGTAGGTGACATGCTGCCCTTTAGGGAGCAGAGCCAGCCACTGATTCAAGCAAGCAATGAGTAGGATACATACTCTTAGTTGACCCTGATAGTGGAAAATGACTTTTCTACTAGGATTGTGCTGTTTGGAGTTCAAGTACTGTAATTAAAACGAGTAAAATACTTCCAAAGTTAAAGAAAGGTCCCCaatcaaatgcaatttttttctttactgaatctgtgtgcatgtggtgctggggactgaatccaggaccttgtgcacatgtactccactgctgagctatacccctagccctctCTTTAAAAAGTTTAACATTCTACATTTTATATTCTGCAATCACTCCAAGTTGCTTTTCATCTCAACCATTATAGATTTTATCTGCCCCATCCCCACATCCCACATTTCTTCAAACCAAGCCACATAAGAATCTAGCCTCAGAAAAGGGAAACATTCTTTGGTACTTTAATAACTCTTCTAATGTTCATACAAACTTAATAAGAAAACAGAATACTGATCCCAACTGCCCTCCCCCACACACCATTTGATGAAAGAGAACTCAAATGAAAGATAtaacttccaaacaaaaacttctAATGTCTCAAGCAGAATGATATAGCCAGTGCTACACAACACACTGAAGCCAGAGGAGGATGAAGCTGGTGCTCTAAAATGATTAGGCATTAAGGTTACTTCTGTAGAAATAGCTCattttcctcctccatttttttacttttgtaccTAGATGAAGTGGTTCCTTCTAGAAGACTGTCTGAGATTTGTGACGTTGAAGCAGTCATAAaggtaaataagtaaatgtgacCATACTGATGGTTATGAAGGTAAGAAcgccagttttaaaaaaaagtgaactggTGGCAGTGGTAGTGGAAAATCACTACTGCTTTGTTTCCAACAATCAACAAGAAACTAGTTTAGAGCTAGAGGCATCTTGGTGAGCAGTAGCCCCTTATCATACAACATGGTTGCCAAGGAAAGCTGATCCTCCACACTGTCACAAGGCAGATCCCCTACTCTTACAAATTCTGGGTAGGAGCGAAGCAAGAGTTCCATGGCATCAGCTTGCTGGGGGTATATTTCCAAGCACTTGGGTTCCTCCAGATGATAAACACGAGAGTTTTCCACCGTGTAATAGAGAAATAAATGGCCCCCTTCACCCACCAGGCGAGCTATCCCATCCTGAAGCATGTGGACTTCTGTTTCTGTTGTCAACTGGGCTCCCACGTTTACAGGTTCTCCAGCCTCCCAGCGAATTGGAAGCCCATAAACACTTAATGCCCTCTCCCTATCAGTCAACACGGGGGGTAGTGAATCATGGATGAAATCTTTGGCTCGCTGGTCAGCCACAGCATCGACAGGAGCAAAGTGTCCCAGACGGGCAACTAAGACCCGTACCTTCTCCATGAAAGCGGTTCTTCTTGGATCCTTAGAATCCGAATGCTGGGCCCCCATGTAATCCATGAAGTCTCGAGGTAGACCTCTCCGaaattctacattttcttccattgcGGCCTGCACAGCCAGAGGGAGTATGGCCTCTAGGAAGTCGCCCCAGGTATTCCGCTGGTACGTGGACACGGTGAGGTGCAGAGAGTGGACTCCATCCTGGCATTCAGCCTGGTGAATGAAGCCGCGAGGAAAATAGAGCAAATCTCCGGGCTCCAGCACAGTCTGCAGCACAGGCTCACCAAGGTCCTCCTGGCTGAAGTTGGGGCTAGATGTCAGGGCCAGTTCCTCATTTGGCACCCGAGGACGATAGACACGCCAGAGTTTCCTACCTTCCAGTTGCAGCACGAAAGCCTCGATGTCGTCATAGTGGGGGGCAAAGCCCTGAGAGTTCGGCGGCGTGAGATAAACGTTGGAGCCTGCCATGCTTCCAAACTGCTCCTGAAGAACAGCCAAAAACTGCCACACGGTGGCTGAGAAAGCCTGAGGGCAGAGAAGGCGCAAGGAGCAGCCTGCCTGGTACAGAGACCAGGCAGCGGCGGGCAGGGCTCGGCCCGGGGGGTTCAGGGTCTCTCGCCGCCCATTGATGTAGCGCGCAGCGTCTAAGTGCTGCCCGAACTGCACCTCCTCATTGCGCAGCATGGAGTCCAAATCGGCAGTAGAGAAAAGGCCCTGGTAGTAGGTGTGGTCCTGCCGCCGCACCAGCACCGCCTCCCGCTCCCAAAGGCGCCGGTAGAAATGTTCCGGCGGCATGGGCGCGATAAGCCACTCAAAGAGGCGCGCCGCCCGCCGTCTGCTGCTAGGGATGCGGCTCAGCTCAGCCAAGACGCGCTGCAGCGGAGAGTCCCAGGGCAGCTCCCGACCCGCGTTTTCCAGCTGAGAGCCCAACAGCGTCGCAGGAGTCCAGGGTGGTGCAGCGGCTCCCAAGGGCTGGGAAGCACATAGCCGAGCCGAGGTGTCCACCGCTCGGGTGGGTGCAGCAGTTACCTCTACCAGGCGCGCGGGTGGCGCCGAAGCCGGCCCCAGGCGCGCGGGCGGGGTCTGCGCCTCCACCAAGTGCGCCGGCGGGGTCTGCAGGGAACGCGTGGCGGGCGAGGCCTCCAACAGCTCTGCAGGCCCGAGGTGGCCGTATGGCTCTCTCCGGGCCGTCTCTGGACTGGCCGCCGCCGCTGCTCCACCAGGCAGAGAGTCCCCCAGATCGTCCGCCGTCGATTCCACCCTGGAGTCCTCCGAGTCTTCACTCGGCAGCGCCTGAGCCCTCAGAGCGGCCATGCGGGACGCAATATTTCTCCTCAGCTGCCTTCGGATCTTCCTGGGCCTCAAGGACAGGGCCAAGACCGACCCGCTGTGTGGCTGGGGCTGGCGCCGGCGCCTCAACCTCCCGCGCCTCAACAACCCAGCGCTAGCCCGGAGCCCGTCCATGGCGAGACCGCTCTCCCAGGCCGCTTAAGTTGGAGAAACGAGCCCAACCTGGCAGTGGCTGCAGTGCACTCTGGGAAGGGGGCGTGGCCTTGAATATCTGCTGCTTTGGCCACGCCCACCGCGTATCTACAGGGCTCCTCCTGCTCGCCCTAGttaagaaaaattactttctttaaatGCGCGACTTCACACTACAGAGGCAGAATCCTTAACAATTAACAGAGATTCCATATTTAgagaccaatttaaaaaaaattgctaggCACTTCAGGAGAAAGAATATTGGCTAGTTCTTTGCTTGTAGTCTGAATACATTGCGTATTCGCAAAAGAGTCTTTAAAAGATCTTCGCCAATAGCTTCCCACTAGAAAGTGAACAATCCTTGTTTTCAAAGAATGCGCTCAGGCAAAGTTCGAGATTCTATACAAATTCCAGTCCAACCGATCCTTTTACCCTGTAGATAACATCATTGAATGAAGCCCTAGGTGGTCCTCCAGCCAACTTCCCTTGCTCCTTTCTCCATTGCAAATCCTTGTAGTCACATCCTCTCTGAAAAAGAAGTTAGTAAATTCTTTGTGGCATTCTTTATATCTGCCCTTTCTTCCCCACCTGTCTGAGATTTTGTTTCATTAGCTACAACTTTGCTCCAGAATCCTCAATCTCTACCTCCTCTGATTCTTAAATCGACTTCTTAAATCTGGGCTTCTCATTTAACAGGCAATGTGGTTAGTAGGTGGAGGATGGAATTGTTGAGAACATGGTTATTGTCTTTATGTACCTTTGTTGCTTTATACATAAGCAACAAAGATTACTCATCTTCATTTGAATCACATAAGATAACTTCCCAGaaatagaattgctgggtcaaagggcaatataatttttgtgattttttaatagGATTTTACCAAACTGCTCTCTAAATGGCTTTATTTACCAAATCACCCTCCAAAAGGGTGCAAGCAATTATAAGCATATAAGACTACAAAGCCTCTAGGGCTTTTTTTGCTATTCTGTTTGAATTTACAACATGCCTCTTCTCATTCACACTCCTATCCAAACACTTGTCAAAGGTTTTAAATTTTACCCCTACCCATGTCTTAACACCCTGGCCTTCTTTATTTCCCACATGGTCTATTGGTTCTCAAATGGAGGTGATTTTGCCTCCCTAGGGTCATTTGGCAATGTCATATGGGGGGAAGGGAGTTTCTAATACCTGGTAAGTACTGACTAGAGAAGCTGCTAAATATTCCACAATGCAAAGTAAAAACCCCCACAACTAACAATTACACAATAATTCCAATAGTATAATTCCAAtagtgctgaggctgagaaacCCTGATCTATTACAATTAGCCTCCCAAATAAACTCTTTACCTTTActcactctttttctctttctcatatgCTAATAATGCATATGCCACAGATATATGCCACAAGATTAATTTTTTCAAGTTGTGTTCCCAAACCAGACATCACCCCTGTCAAAACCTATCCATGTATCCACGAAGCAACCCAAGCTCCTGTGCTTACATAAAGTGCTGAAGTCACATAGTGCTAATGTATGCCCTGTCAGCCTAAACTCTACTTCTACAAGCTATTTGCCATTCCTTGCTCTAGTCATCCTCTACACATTCTCTCATGCTTTCCCTATAAATGCAGTCTCCCAGTCATCTTTTGTCAAAACCCTAAAATCCA is a window from the Urocitellus parryii isolate mUroPar1 chromosome 6, mUroPar1.hap1, whole genome shotgun sequence genome containing:
- the Riox1 gene encoding ribosomal oxygenase 1, producing the protein MDGLRASAGLLRRGRLRRRRQPQPHSGSVLALSLRPRKIRRQLRRNIASRMAALRAQALPSEDSEDSRVESTADDLGDSLPGGAAAAASPETARREPYGHLGPAELLEASPATRSLQTPPAHLVEAQTPPARLGPASAPPARLVEVTAAPTRAVDTSARLCASQPLGAAAPPWTPATLLGSQLENAGRELPWDSPLQRVLAELSRIPSSRRRAARLFEWLIAPMPPEHFYRRLWEREAVLVRRQDHTYYQGLFSTADLDSMLRNEEVQFGQHLDAARYINGRRETLNPPGRALPAAAWSLYQAGCSLRLLCPQAFSATVWQFLAVLQEQFGSMAGSNVYLTPPNSQGFAPHYDDIEAFVLQLEGRKLWRVYRPRVPNEELALTSSPNFSQEDLGEPVLQTVLEPGDLLYFPRGFIHQAECQDGVHSLHLTVSTYQRNTWGDFLEAILPLAVQAAMEENVEFRRGLPRDFMDYMGAQHSDSKDPRRTAFMEKVRVLVARLGHFAPVDAVADQRAKDFIHDSLPPVLTDRERALSVYGLPIRWEAGEPVNVGAQLTTETEVHMLQDGIARLVGEGGHLFLYYTVENSRVYHLEEPKCLEIYPQQADAMELLLRSYPEFVRVGDLPCDSVEDQLSLATMLYDKGLLLTKMPLALN